The Metabacillus sediminilitoris genome window below encodes:
- the xerD gene encoding site-specific tyrosine recombinase XerD produces the protein MKDQLNDFIHFLLVERGLSKNTLVSYERDLKSYHKHLVEKQQINSYNNVTRLHIIQFLKFLKEAGKSSKTIARHTASIRSFHQFLLREKQADQDPSVLIESPQLERSLPKILSLQEVEKLLETPKLSSPFGYRDKAMLELLYATGIRVSEMINLNLTDVHLTMGFIRCYGKGNKERIVPIGRTATEVITNYIEKGRPKLINVKQPTEALFVNHHGKRISRQGFWKNLKKIAIEANVNKELTPHTLRHSFATHLLENGADLRAVQEMLGHADISTTQIYTHVTKSRLKDVYNQFHPRA, from the coding sequence TTGAAGGATCAACTAAACGATTTTATCCATTTTTTACTAGTGGAGAGAGGCTTATCGAAAAACACACTTGTATCGTATGAAAGAGATCTAAAAAGTTACCATAAACATTTAGTGGAAAAACAACAAATCAACTCATATAACAATGTCACCCGTCTACATATCATCCAATTTTTGAAGTTTTTAAAGGAAGCAGGGAAATCCAGTAAAACGATTGCAAGACATACAGCTTCAATCCGCTCGTTTCATCAATTTTTATTAAGAGAAAAACAAGCTGACCAAGACCCGTCCGTTTTAATAGAGTCTCCACAATTAGAAAGAAGCCTGCCTAAAATCCTCTCATTGCAGGAGGTTGAAAAGCTGCTTGAAACACCAAAACTATCATCACCATTTGGCTATCGAGATAAAGCAATGCTTGAACTTTTATATGCAACAGGAATTCGTGTAAGTGAAATGATCAATTTAAATTTGACAGATGTCCATTTAACAATGGGTTTTATTCGTTGTTATGGTAAAGGAAATAAAGAACGCATTGTCCCAATTGGACGAACCGCAACAGAAGTTATCACAAATTACATCGAAAAAGGCAGACCAAAATTAATAAATGTAAAACAACCAACTGAAGCCCTGTTTGTCAACCATCATGGCAAGCGTATATCAAGGCAAGGCTTTTGGAAAAACCTAAAGAAAATTGCTATTGAAGCAAATGTAAATAAAGAATTAACTCCACATACATTAAGACATTCTTTTGCAACACATTTACTAGAAAATGGAGCAGATCTAAGAGCAGTTCAAGAAATGCTCGGGCACGCAGATATTTCAACAACACAAATTTATACACATGTAACAAAATCGAGATTAAAGGATGTTTACAACCAATTTCATCCGAGAGCCTAA
- a CDS encoding stage V sporulation protein AB → MIVNAIILIIIGLSGGLVVGSGYVAFFAVLGIIPRLTQLSKTYKYIHVYEMAIILGSVIFGWMSLRDTLLFQSKYWLIPIGLFSGIFIGMLAAALTEVLNVFPILAKRIGFGDKIVILLMAIVFGKILGSLYHWIYFVHL, encoded by the coding sequence ATGATCGTTAACGCTATCATCTTAATTATTATTGGCTTGTCAGGGGGACTTGTTGTAGGTTCAGGTTATGTAGCGTTCTTTGCGGTACTGGGAATTATTCCGAGATTAACACAATTATCGAAAACATATAAATACATCCATGTATACGAAATGGCAATCATATTAGGAAGTGTCATTTTCGGTTGGATGAGTTTGCGGGATACATTGCTGTTTCAATCAAAGTATTGGTTAATTCCAATCGGTCTTTTCAGCGGAATTTTTATAGGTATGCTTGCAGCAGCTTTAACTGAAGTATTGAACGTTTTTCCAATATTAGCAAAGCGAATTGGTTTCGGAGACAAAATTGTTATTTTATTAATGGCAATTGTGTTTGGAAAGATTTTAGGTTCACTTTACCATTGGATTTATTTTGTGCATTTGTAA
- a CDS encoding stage V sporulation protein AA, which yields MEKTVYIRLRHRIQVQPYDNITIDKIALIVGDKELSRKIRRILIHKIQPSDKNMVVIDVMHVIKEIHKFDDQIDVQTIGAAQTIVEIMYEKKKISPLLFCTVWLLLFIGAGLAIMNFHEDVSMQAVHQKIYKMVTGKTNDYPLLLQIPYSIGLGLGMILFFNHLFKKKINEEPSPLEVEIFNYQLDLDQYVAMNENKENLNNVDDR from the coding sequence ATGGAAAAGACGGTGTATATAAGGCTTCGTCATCGAATTCAAGTCCAGCCTTACGACAATATTACAATCGATAAAATCGCACTTATCGTCGGCGATAAGGAATTATCAAGAAAGATAAGGCGTATTTTGATTCACAAAATTCAACCAAGTGATAAAAATATGGTGGTCATTGACGTCATGCACGTCATAAAAGAAATACATAAATTTGACGACCAAATTGATGTACAAACAATTGGGGCAGCACAAACAATTGTTGAGATTATGTATGAAAAGAAAAAGATTTCACCACTGTTATTTTGTACAGTATGGCTCCTGTTATTTATCGGTGCAGGTCTTGCGATCATGAACTTTCATGAAGATGTTAGCATGCAAGCTGTTCATCAAAAAATCTACAAAATGGTAACTGGAAAAACAAATGATTATCCACTATTGTTGCAAATTCCATATTCAATTGGTCTTGGGTTAGGGATGATTTTGTTTTTTAACCATTTATTTAAGAAAAAAATTAATGAAGAGCCAAGTCCCCTAGAAGTTGAAATATTTAATTATCAATTAGATTTAGATCAATATGTTGCAATGAATGAAAACAAGGAGAATTTGAATAACGTTGATGATCGTTAA
- the spoVAE gene encoding stage V sporulation protein AE, producing MEYLIAFAVGGAICVIGQILLDVFKFTPAHVMSIFVVSGAVLDGFGLYDKLIEFAGAGATTPITSFGHSLLHGAMEKAKEDGFIGIGMGIFELTSAGISAAILFAFLAALIFKPKG from the coding sequence ATGGAGTACTTAATTGCTTTTGCAGTTGGAGGCGCCATATGTGTGATCGGCCAGATCCTATTAGATGTATTCAAATTTACTCCAGCACATGTCATGAGTATATTTGTTGTTTCTGGAGCAGTATTAGATGGATTTGGTTTATATGATAAGTTAATTGAGTTTGCTGGAGCAGGAGCAACGACACCAATTACAAGTTTTGGTCATTCTCTACTACATGGGGCGATGGAGAAAGCAAAAGAAGATGGATTTATCGGCATTGGAATGGGGATTTTTGAATTAACTTCAGCAGGTATTTCAGCAGCTATATTATTTGCTTTTCTGGCTGCACTTATTTTTAAACCGAAAGGATAG
- a CDS encoding purine-nucleoside phosphorylase, translated as MNYENIMEAASYLKTKFTATPKIGLILGSGLGVLADEIENPVKIPYNEIPNFPVSTVEGHAGQLVFGLLKGANVVAMQGRFHFYEGYSLDKVTAPVRVMKELGVETLIVTNAAGGINESFQAGDLMLLTDHINNMGTNPLIGPNDDKFGVRFPDMSESYDIKLRNMAKKCAKELNIKLQEGVYVGNTGPSYETPAEVRALRTLGGDAVGMSTVPEVIIAKHAGLKVLGISCISNMAAGILDQPLSHDEVIETTDRVRANFLNLVKNIVENIQKSN; from the coding sequence ATGAATTACGAAAATATAATGGAAGCAGCTAGTTATTTAAAAACGAAATTCACAGCAACCCCTAAAATTGGATTGATTTTAGGTTCCGGTTTAGGTGTATTAGCAGATGAAATTGAGAATCCAGTAAAAATACCTTACAATGAGATTCCAAATTTTCCTGTTTCAACAGTTGAAGGACATGCAGGACAGCTCGTTTTTGGTTTGCTTAAAGGAGCAAATGTAGTGGCGATGCAAGGCCGCTTTCACTTTTATGAAGGATACAGTCTAGACAAAGTTACAGCCCCTGTCCGAGTCATGAAAGAACTTGGAGTTGAAACATTAATTGTAACAAATGCCGCTGGTGGTATTAATGAGTCTTTTCAAGCTGGAGACTTAATGCTGCTTACAGACCATATTAATAATATGGGAACAAATCCATTAATTGGGCCAAATGATGATAAATTTGGTGTGCGTTTCCCTGATATGTCTGAAAGTTATGATATAAAGCTTAGAAATATGGCGAAAAAGTGTGCAAAAGAATTAAACATTAAACTTCAAGAAGGAGTTTATGTTGGGAATACTGGACCTTCATATGAAACGCCTGCCGAGGTACGTGCACTTCGTACATTAGGAGGAGATGCTGTTGGTATGTCAACCGTTCCTGAAGTAATCATAGCAAAACATGCCGGACTGAAAGTTTTAGGTATTTCCTGTATTTCTAATATGGCTGCAGGAATATTAGATCAGCCGTTATCACATGATGAAGTGATTGAAACAACAGATAGAGTACGTGCAAACTTTTTAAATCTTGTCAAAAATATCGTTGAAAATATCCAAAAATCAAACTAA
- the spoVAC gene encoding stage V sporulation protein AC, with amino-acid sequence MDKPKIKDDYKNQIKSYQPKPPYIINCLKAFVIGGLICVLGQALQNFYIQVFHFTEKDAANPTAGTLILLSAIFTGFGIYDRLGQFAGAGSAVPITGFANSMTSAAIEHRSEGIVLGIATNMFKLAGSVIVFGVVAAYIVGMIRYFYGIAF; translated from the coding sequence ATGGATAAACCAAAAATAAAAGATGATTATAAAAATCAAATAAAAAGCTATCAGCCGAAACCACCTTATATCATAAATTGCCTTAAAGCCTTTGTAATAGGCGGTCTTATTTGTGTGCTTGGTCAAGCCTTACAAAATTTCTATATTCAAGTGTTTCATTTTACAGAAAAAGATGCCGCTAACCCAACAGCAGGAACATTAATTCTACTTTCAGCGATTTTTACTGGATTCGGTATTTATGATCGGCTTGGACAGTTTGCTGGTGCAGGTTCAGCTGTTCCAATCACAGGATTTGCTAATTCAATGACAAGTGCAGCCATCGAGCATCGCAGTGAAGGGATTGTGCTGGGAATAGCAACAAATATGTTTAAACTAGCAGGTAGTGTTATCGTGTTTGGTGTTGTTGCAGCCTATATTGTTGGAATGATTCGCTATTTCTATGGAATTGCATTTTAG
- the deoB gene encoding phosphopentomutase yields MSNYTYKRIFLIVLDSVGIGEAPDAAKFNDLGSDTLGHIAEHMGGLKMPNMSKLGLSNIREIKGIPVQAQPHAFFTKMQEASNGKDTMTGHWEIMGLNIEQPFKVFPEGFPAELLNALEEKTGRKIIGNKPASGTEILDELGEEHMKTGALIVYTSADSVLQIAAHEEIVPLDELYKICELARELTLDEKYMVGRVIARPFIGKPGEFTRTANRHDYALKPFDRTVMNELKDSGLDVIAIGKISDIYDGEGITKSLRTKSNMDGMDKLNDTIGMDFTGLSFVNLVDFDALFGHRRDPAGYGKALEEFDARLTEVLEKLTEQDLLIITADHGNDPVHHGTDHTREFVPLLVYSPRNKMGKEMPLRDTFADVGAAIADNFKVKMPAYGKSFLSNLNGQ; encoded by the coding sequence ATGTCAAATTATACATATAAACGCATTTTTTTAATTGTGCTTGATTCTGTCGGAATTGGGGAAGCACCAGATGCAGCAAAGTTTAATGATTTAGGTTCTGATACACTGGGTCATATCGCTGAACATATGGGCGGACTTAAAATGCCGAACATGTCAAAACTAGGCCTGAGTAATATTCGAGAAATAAAAGGGATTCCTGTTCAAGCACAACCACATGCTTTTTTTACAAAAATGCAAGAGGCTTCAAATGGAAAAGATACAATGACAGGACACTGGGAGATAATGGGTTTAAACATCGAACAGCCATTTAAGGTATTTCCAGAAGGTTTCCCAGCTGAACTTCTTAATGCATTAGAAGAAAAAACAGGACGGAAAATAATCGGGAACAAACCTGCATCTGGAACGGAAATTTTAGATGAACTTGGCGAAGAACATATGAAAACAGGTGCATTGATTGTTTATACATCTGCGGATTCTGTCTTACAAATTGCCGCACATGAAGAAATTGTACCTTTAGATGAACTATATAAAATATGTGAATTAGCTCGTGAACTGACACTTGATGAAAAATATATGGTTGGTCGTGTCATCGCACGTCCATTTATAGGAAAACCAGGGGAATTCACGAGAACAGCAAATCGCCACGACTACGCATTAAAACCGTTTGATCGAACGGTGATGAATGAACTAAAAGATAGTGGACTAGATGTTATTGCTATTGGAAAGATTTCAGACATTTATGATGGGGAAGGAATCACAAAATCATTACGAACGAAATCGAATATGGATGGAATGGATAAGTTAAATGATACAATCGGGATGGATTTCACAGGTCTTAGCTTTGTGAATCTAGTAGATTTTGATGCCTTATTTGGTCACCGTCGTGATCCAGCTGGTTATGGAAAAGCGCTTGAGGAATTTGATGCTAGATTAACAGAAGTTCTTGAAAAATTAACAGAACAAGACTTATTGATAATCACAGCTGATCATGGAAATGACCCTGTTCACCACGGCACAGATCATACACGTGAATTCGTGCCGCTACTTGTATACAGTCCAAGAAATAAAATGGGTAAGGAAATGCCATTAAGAGATACATTTGCCGATGTTGGGGCTGCAATTGCCGATAATTTCAAGGTGAAAATGCCTGCGTATGGAAAAAGCTTTTTATCTAACCTGAACGGACAATAA
- the spoVAD gene encoding stage V sporulation protein AD, protein MKLRGKQTWQFESPLFVHSSGTAVGPMEADGPLGKLFDIKHKELHCGEDNWELAERRLMEQAIEKCLTKGNKTIDDIDLLLAGDLLNQNVTANYVARHINIPFLCMFGACSTSMETVAVGSALIDGGFANNVIAATSSHNATAERQFRYPTEYGGQKPDSATFTITGAGAVLINKEVSNIQITAATIGKVTDLGIKDPFDMGSAMAPAAADTIAQHLKDLNRTPEDYDLFLTGDLSGVGSPIAKEMVKEEGFDIHDKHNDCGLMVFRPDQPVFAGGSGCGCSAVVTYAHIFNELQLGNLNRVFVVATGALLSPTMIQQKESIPTIAHGVVFERTDWRVNG, encoded by the coding sequence ATGAAGTTAAGAGGAAAGCAAACATGGCAATTTGAAAGTCCGTTATTTGTTCACTCAAGTGGAACAGCTGTTGGGCCTATGGAAGCAGATGGACCACTCGGAAAATTATTTGATATCAAACATAAGGAATTACATTGTGGTGAGGACAATTGGGAACTTGCCGAAAGAAGATTAATGGAGCAAGCCATCGAAAAATGTTTAACAAAAGGAAATAAAACGATTGATGATATCGATCTTCTATTAGCTGGCGATTTATTAAATCAAAATGTAACAGCGAATTATGTAGCAAGACATATTAATATTCCATTTTTATGCATGTTTGGCGCTTGTTCAACATCAATGGAAACAGTTGCTGTAGGTTCAGCTTTAATAGACGGCGGTTTTGCTAACAATGTAATTGCTGCTACAAGCAGTCATAATGCAACAGCTGAAAGACAATTTAGATATCCAACTGAATACGGGGGGCAAAAACCTGACTCTGCAACTTTTACAATAACTGGAGCTGGAGCAGTATTAATTAATAAAGAAGTAAGTAATATTCAAATAACTGCAGCAACGATCGGTAAAGTTACAGATTTAGGGATTAAAGATCCTTTCGATATGGGCTCGGCAATGGCGCCTGCTGCAGCAGACACGATTGCTCAACATCTTAAAGATTTAAACCGCACACCAGAGGATTATGATTTATTTTTAACAGGAGATTTATCAGGTGTTGGGAGTCCGATTGCAAAGGAAATGGTAAAAGAAGAAGGATTCGATATTCATGACAAGCATAATGATTGCGGTTTAATGGTTTTTCGACCGGATCAACCAGTATTTGCTGGTGGAAGTGGATGTGGGTGTTCAGCAGTAGTAACATACGCTCATATTTTTAATGAATTACAACTTGGTAATTTAAATCGAGTTTTTGTTGTGGCTACGGGAGCATTACTAAGTCCTACTATGATTCAGCAAAAAGAATCAATTCCAACAATAGCACACGGGGTCGTTTTTGAAAGAACTGATTGGAGAGTGAATGGCTAA
- the spoIIAB gene encoding anti-sigma F factor, producing the protein MKNEMNLQFSALSQNESFARVTVAAFIAQLDPTMDELTEIKTVVSEAVTNAIIHGYENDPNGIVYISVTLDDGVVEMTIRDEGIGIADIDEARQPLYTTKPELERSGMGFTIMENFMDEINVESLETKGTTVRLKKHLAKSKALSN; encoded by the coding sequence ATGAAAAATGAAATGAACCTTCAATTTTCAGCGTTAAGTCAAAATGAATCGTTTGCAAGGGTAACCGTTGCGGCATTTATTGCACAACTGGACCCAACGATGGATGAACTGACTGAAATAAAAACCGTAGTATCAGAAGCAGTAACAAATGCAATTATTCATGGGTATGAAAATGATCCTAACGGGATTGTTTACATATCAGTAACATTAGATGACGGCGTCGTTGAAATGACAATTCGTGACGAGGGTATTGGAATTGCTGATATTGATGAAGCTCGGCAACCACTTTATACAACAAAACCTGAACTTGAACGATCAGGAATGGGATTTACAATAATGGAAAATTTCATGGATGAAATAAATGTTGAGTCACTTGAAACAAAAGGGACAACAGTTAGGCTGAAAAAACATTTGGCGAAAAGTAAAGCTTTAAGCAATTAA
- a CDS encoding pyrimidine-nucleoside phosphorylase: MRMVDLIEKKRDGQELTKEEIHYIIENYTTGDIPDYQMSAFTMAIYFQGMTDKERAELTMAMVHSGDTIDLSEIEGIKVDKHSTGGVGDTTTLVLGPLVAAVGVPVAKMSGRGLGHTGGTIDKLESVPGFHVEIENKQFIELVNKNKIAVIGQSGNLTPADKSLYALRDVTATVNSIPLIASSIMSKKIAAGADAIVLDVKTGAGAFMKDLKESKELAKAMVDIGNLVGRRTMAVISDMSQPLGFAIGNALEVKEAIDTLSGKGPKDLEELCLTLGSYMVLLAGKAESLEEARTMLVEVMNNGKALQTLKIFLEAQGGDGSVVDQPETLPQAKYVIELEAQEDGYISEIIADAVGTAAMLLGAGRATKESQIDLAVGLVLNKKIGDSVKKGESLVTIHSNYENVDEVKQKLYKSISISGSEVKAPELIYATVE; this comes from the coding sequence ATGAGAATGGTTGATTTAATCGAAAAAAAGCGAGATGGTCAAGAATTAACAAAGGAAGAAATCCATTATATTATTGAGAATTATACAACTGGTGATATTCCTGACTACCAAATGAGTGCATTTACAATGGCTATTTATTTTCAAGGGATGACAGATAAGGAACGTGCTGAACTTACAATGGCAATGGTACATTCTGGTGATACGATTGATTTAAGCGAGATCGAAGGAATAAAAGTCGATAAACATAGTACAGGTGGAGTAGGTGATACGACGACACTTGTTTTAGGACCATTAGTAGCAGCTGTTGGTGTTCCTGTTGCAAAAATGTCCGGAAGAGGTTTAGGTCATACAGGTGGAACAATTGATAAACTAGAATCTGTTCCAGGTTTTCATGTCGAAATTGAAAATAAACAATTTATTGAACTCGTTAATAAAAATAAAATTGCTGTAATTGGACAGAGCGGAAATCTAACACCAGCTGACAAAAGTCTCTATGCATTACGTGATGTAACCGCAACTGTTAACAGTATCCCCCTTATCGCAAGTTCAATAATGAGTAAAAAAATTGCTGCAGGTGCTGATGCTATCGTACTAGATGTAAAAACGGGTGCAGGTGCGTTCATGAAAGATTTAAAGGAATCAAAAGAACTCGCAAAAGCAATGGTCGATATTGGGAATCTAGTTGGCCGCAGAACCATGGCTGTTATTTCAGACATGAGCCAGCCCCTAGGCTTCGCAATTGGAAATGCACTTGAAGTAAAAGAAGCAATTGATACTCTAAGTGGAAAAGGACCAAAAGACTTAGAAGAACTTTGTTTAACTTTAGGAAGTTACATGGTGCTTTTAGCTGGAAAAGCTGAGTCATTAGAAGAGGCTCGTACAATGCTTGTAGAAGTCATGAACAACGGGAAAGCGTTGCAAACATTAAAAATATTTCTAGAAGCTCAAGGTGGAGATGGATCAGTTGTCGATCAGCCAGAAACATTACCACAAGCTAAATATGTCATTGAGTTAGAAGCACAAGAAGATGGATATATTTCTGAAATTATCGCCGATGCAGTCGGTACAGCAGCCATGTTATTAGGGGCAGGCCGTGCAACAAAAGAATCACAAATTGATCTAGCTGTTGGACTTGTATTAAATAAAAAAATCGGTGACTCAGTTAAAAAGGGAGAGTCACTTGTTACGATTCATAGTAATTATGAAAATGTAGATGAAGTGAAACAGAAACTTTATAAAAGTATATCGATATCTGGCAGTGAGGTAAAAGCGCCAGAATTGATTTATGCTACGGTGGAATAA
- the spoIIAA gene encoding anti-sigma F factor antagonist has protein sequence MSLAIELDVKQTVLCIRLSGELDHHTSEELRTKVTETLAAHPINHILLNLENLAFMDSSGLGVILGRYKQIKAIGGEMVVCAISPAVKRLFDMSGLFKIIRLEDDEQKALQTLGVAS, from the coding sequence TTGAGTCTAGCGATTGAACTTGATGTGAAACAAACTGTTTTATGTATACGACTCTCAGGTGAGCTTGATCATCATACATCAGAAGAATTGCGTACAAAAGTAACTGAAACACTTGCAGCACACCCTATCAATCATATTTTATTAAATCTTGAAAATTTAGCATTTATGGACAGCTCTGGTTTGGGTGTGATTTTAGGAAGATATAAACAAATTAAAGCGATCGGTGGAGAAATGGTCGTTTGTGCGATTTCTCCAGCTGTAAAAAGATTATTTGATATGTCAGGTTTATTTAAAATTATTCGCTTAGAGGATGACGAGCAAAAAGCGCTGCAAACATTGGGGGTGGCATCATGA
- a CDS encoding stage V sporulation protein AE, which translates to MTKKRRVIIVTDGDEYAARAIQFAAAEIGGRAISKTQGNPTTLSGEEIVKLILTAENDPVFVMFDDCGLLGEGAGETALKYVAGHQDIEVLGIIAVASKTHQTEWTKVDVSIDRFGELTEYGVDKSGLQDLEIGRISGDTVYCLDQINVPIIVGIGDIGKMARKDSVENGCPITMKAVNLILDRSGYHDDKN; encoded by the coding sequence TTGACAAAAAAGCGCAGGGTCATAATTGTTACTGATGGAGATGAGTATGCCGCACGAGCAATACAATTTGCAGCTGCTGAAATTGGAGGTAGAGCTATTTCCAAAACGCAAGGAAATCCAACTACTTTAAGTGGAGAAGAAATCGTTAAGCTCATTCTTACAGCTGAAAATGACCCTGTTTTTGTCATGTTTGATGATTGTGGTTTATTAGGGGAGGGAGCTGGTGAAACAGCATTAAAATATGTAGCTGGTCATCAGGATATTGAAGTACTTGGAATCATTGCCGTCGCATCAAAAACACATCAAACCGAGTGGACAAAGGTAGATGTAAGTATCGATCGATTTGGAGAGTTAACTGAATATGGAGTAGATAAGAGCGGTTTACAGGATTTAGAGATAGGCAGGATTAGTGGTGATACCGTTTATTGTCTAGATCAAATAAATGTTCCCATTATAGTTGGGATTGGGGATATTGGCAAAATGGCTCGTAAGGACAGTGTTGAGAATGGATGTCCAATTACGATGAAAGCTGTAAATCTTATTTTAGATAGGAGCGGATACCATGACGACAAAAACTGA
- a CDS encoding D-alanyl-D-alanine carboxypeptidase family protein: MKRILSCFTLIAMLISVTPAAFAEESTTKVELADKAKSAVLIERDTGTILYDKNSDEKLPPASMTKIMTMLLIMEALDKNQIKMDEMVRTSEYAASMGGSQIFLEPGEEMTVEQMLKGIAIGSGNDASVAMAEKIAGSTEEFVNMMNNKVKELGLKNTHFKNPTGLPEDGHYSSAHDMALMAKELLKYEGITKFTGKYEDYLREGSDKKFWLVNTNRLVKFYPGVDGVKTGFTNEAKYCLTATAKKDNMRVIAVVFGADTPKDRNAQVTKMLDYAFSQYQTHPLFEKDHVLTKMKVSKGSENEANLMTSEPISVLTKKGESVDNVTQEIVMKKDVQAPIKQGEELGTLQLKKDEKIIAESRLVAEKDINEASWWKLFRRVMGDFTKSG; this comes from the coding sequence ATGAAACGGATACTCTCATGTTTTACGCTTATAGCAATGCTTATTTCTGTTACACCAGCGGCGTTTGCCGAAGAATCTACTACTAAAGTCGAACTTGCAGATAAAGCGAAGTCAGCTGTTTTAATCGAACGTGATACGGGAACGATCTTGTACGATAAAAATAGTGATGAAAAGCTGCCTCCAGCAAGTATGACAAAAATTATGACAATGCTTCTTATAATGGAAGCACTCGATAAAAATCAAATAAAAATGGATGAAATGGTTCGTACAAGCGAATATGCAGCATCAATGGGCGGATCACAGATTTTTTTAGAACCTGGTGAAGAAATGACAGTCGAGCAAATGTTAAAAGGTATTGCAATTGGGTCAGGTAATGATGCATCAGTTGCAATGGCAGAAAAAATTGCAGGTTCGACTGAAGAGTTTGTCAATATGATGAATAATAAAGTAAAAGAATTGGGCTTGAAAAATACTCATTTTAAAAATCCAACTGGCTTACCTGAGGATGGCCATTATAGCTCTGCTCATGACATGGCGTTAATGGCAAAAGAGTTATTGAAGTATGAAGGTATTACAAAGTTTACAGGTAAATATGAAGATTATTTACGAGAAGGTTCTGACAAAAAATTCTGGCTTGTCAATACAAATCGCCTTGTTAAATTTTATCCAGGTGTAGACGGTGTAAAGACTGGATTTACGAATGAAGCAAAATACTGTTTAACAGCCACTGCTAAAAAAGATAATATGCGCGTTATTGCCGTTGTTTTTGGAGCGGATACTCCGAAGGACCGTAATGCACAAGTTACAAAAATGCTTGATTATGCTTTTAGTCAGTATCAAACACATCCACTTTTTGAAAAAGATCATGTTTTAACAAAGATGAAAGTTAGTAAAGGCAGTGAAAATGAAGCTAACCTAATGACTTCTGAACCGATATCTGTTCTTACTAAAAAAGGTGAAAGTGTTGATAATGTAACACAGGAGATTGTGATGAAAAAAGATGTTCAAGCTCCAATTAAACAAGGTGAAGAGCTTGGTACACTTCAATTAAAAAAAGATGAAAAAATCATTGCGGAAAGTAGATTAGTTGCCGAGAAAGATATTAATGAAGCAAGTTGGTGGAAATTATTTAGACGTGTGATGGGTGATTTTACTAAGTCGGGCTAA
- the sigF gene encoding RNA polymerase sporulation sigma factor SigF, which yields MDVEVKNDNSKAQLKDHEVKELIRRSQAGDQDARDLIIQKNMRLVWSVVQRFLNRGYEPDDLFQIGSIGLLKSVDKFDLSYDVRFSTYAVPMIIGEIQRFIRDDGTVKVSRSLKELGNKIRRARDELSKTMGKVPTVVEIANYLDISPEDVVLAQEAVRAPSSIHETVYENDGDPITLLDQIADHSETKWFDKIILKDAIRDLDERERLIVYLRYYKDQTQSEVADRLGISQVQVSRLEKKILQQMKDKMNQ from the coding sequence ATGGATGTGGAGGTCAAGAACGATAACTCAAAAGCGCAGTTAAAGGACCATGAAGTTAAGGAATTAATCCGTCGAAGCCAAGCAGGAGATCAAGATGCACGAGATTTGATTATCCAAAAAAATATGCGGCTTGTTTGGTCAGTTGTTCAACGGTTTTTGAATCGCGGGTATGAACCAGATGATTTATTTCAAATTGGAAGTATTGGCTTGTTGAAATCAGTTGATAAATTTGATTTATCATATGATGTAAGGTTTTCAACTTATGCTGTTCCGATGATCATTGGTGAAATTCAACGATTTATCCGAGATGATGGTACAGTTAAAGTTAGTCGATCACTTAAGGAATTAGGAAATAAAATTCGTCGAGCACGTGATGAACTTTCCAAAACAATGGGTAAGGTGCCCACTGTAGTAGAAATCGCAAACTACTTAGATATTTCTCCCGAAGATGTGGTTCTTGCTCAAGAGGCTGTTAGAGCACCTTCATCCATCCATGAAACCGTTTATGAAAATGATGGAGATCCAATTACATTACTAGATCAAATAGCAGATCATTCGGAAACGAAATGGTTTGATAAAATTATCTTAAAAGATGCAATTCGTGATCTTGATGAACGTGAAAGACTAATTGTTTACTTACGATATTATAAAGATCAAACCCAATCAGAAGTTGCTGATCGACTTGGAATTTCTCAAGTGCAGGTTTCAAGACTTGAGAAAAAGATATTACAACAAATGAAGGATAAAATGAATCAATAA